The following coding sequences are from one Epilithonimonas vandammei window:
- a CDS encoding DUF932 domain-containing protein produces MAHNINFNEQTGRHSFFSVQQKAWHGLGQIVEQYPTSEEAIVHAGLDYEVIKSPLFTQGRTMNIGDSGELIEANDILVPNSFATLRTDTNRPLGVVGKDYHIVQNREAFNFFDAIVGGGDGILYETAGALGNGERIFITAKLPDYIRVGKGDDVTEKYIFLTTSHDGSGSITAAFTPIRIVCQNTLNASLRSMTNVVRIKHTSGAKQRIENAHKIMGLANTLSNQLEGIFNQWTKVRVTDREVRKLIQLALCPNKETLDLLKKGAEDEVSTVFRNTVDDAFQYAMISDTQQMETTKGTLFGAYNAVTGYFQNVRNYRDSEAKLQSIVMGGTAQLKTQKAFELCTDFAYSGAEILNFN; encoded by the coding sequence ATGGCACACAACATCAATTTCAACGAGCAAACAGGACGTCATTCATTCTTCAGCGTTCAGCAAAAAGCGTGGCACGGTTTGGGGCAAATCGTAGAGCAGTACCCAACAAGCGAGGAAGCAATCGTACACGCAGGTTTAGATTACGAGGTTATCAAATCCCCACTGTTTACACAGGGCAGAACAATGAACATAGGCGACAGCGGAGAACTAATTGAAGCTAATGACATTTTAGTACCTAACAGTTTCGCAACACTCCGCACAGACACTAATAGACCGTTAGGCGTAGTAGGTAAAGACTACCATATCGTACAAAACCGTGAGGCGTTCAATTTCTTTGATGCTATTGTAGGCGGAGGCGATGGGATATTGTACGAAACCGCAGGAGCATTGGGCAACGGGGAACGCATTTTTATTACTGCCAAGCTGCCCGACTATATCCGAGTAGGCAAAGGCGACGATGTTACAGAAAAGTACATCTTCTTAACCACAAGCCACGACGGTAGCGGAAGTATTACCGCAGCATTTACCCCTATCCGTATCGTATGCCAAAACACCCTTAATGCATCATTGCGGAGTATGACCAATGTAGTGCGTATCAAACATACGTCAGGAGCAAAACAACGTATCGAGAACGCCCATAAGATTATGGGACTTGCCAATACTTTGAGCAACCAATTAGAGGGCATTTTTAACCAGTGGACAAAAGTACGAGTAACAGACCGTGAAGTAAGAAAGTTAATCCAGTTGGCACTATGCCCGAACAAAGAAACGCTTGACCTGCTGAAAAAAGGTGCGGAAGATGAGGTTTCCACCGTGTTCAGAAACACCGTAGATGATGCCTTTCAGTACGCTATGATAAGCGACACTCAACAAATGGAAACTACCAAAGGCACATTGTTCGGGGCTTATAATGCCGTTACAGGCTACTTTCAGAATGTACGCAATTATAGGGATAGCGAAGCCAAACTACAATCTATTGTAATGGGTGGTACAGCACAGCTAAAGACCCAAAAAGCCTTTGAACTGTGTACAGACTTTGCCTATTCAGGAGCAGAGATTTTAAACTTCAATTAA
- a CDS encoding DUF1281 family ferredoxin-like fold protein produces MANWCNNTVVFEGTAEAIEQITQLFKSMAEQEQKDDCGQLPDFVQDTHGDYFYNISQDNESAGVFQYETKWSPNTEAVKQIAEHLKVDFTHEYEELGCLVYGQAIFEDGILTNTCLDSQDFCSYELDEDTDTYHFEGKEYDSEWEILDTLLERKIENQLNTTKI; encoded by the coding sequence ATGGCTAATTGGTGCAACAATACGGTTGTTTTTGAGGGAACAGCCGAAGCAATAGAACAGATAACACAGCTATTCAAATCAATGGCTGAACAGGAACAGAAAGACGACTGCGGGCAATTACCCGATTTCGTACAGGACACTCACGGAGATTATTTCTACAATATCAGTCAGGACAATGAAAGTGCGGGCGTATTCCAGTATGAAACAAAATGGTCGCCAAATACGGAAGCCGTGAAGCAGATAGCCGAACATTTAAAAGTGGACTTTACACACGAGTATGAGGAATTAGGATGCTTAGTATATGGTCAGGCAATATTTGAAGACGGCATACTAACAAACACCTGCTTAGATAGTCAGGACTTTTGCAGCTATGAATTAGACGAGGACACAGACACGTACCATTTTGAGGGCAAGGAGTACGACAGCGAATGGGAAATACTCGACACCCTATTAGAACGTAAAATCGAAAATCAGTTAAACACCACTAAAATTTAG
- a CDS encoding response regulator: protein METGTAQQRITLAFINDNSPILDLTCDNLVASGLEVLFRSENIEDGLSQLSALKELPKVCIIDLDFYNKNVLEQLQKLRTQYPTIKLIAHSDIDTEKTVKSLLEIGFAGYLLIGSDADDFRKAIEVATK from the coding sequence ATGGAAACTGGTACAGCACAACAAAGAATTACTCTTGCCTTTATCAATGATAACAGTCCGATTTTGGATTTGACCTGTGATAACCTCGTTGCTTCAGGGCTTGAAGTATTATTTCGTTCGGAAAACATTGAAGACGGATTATCTCAATTATCAGCATTAAAAGAGCTTCCCAAAGTTTGTATTATAGACCTTGATTTTTACAACAAGAATGTGCTTGAGCAGCTTCAAAAATTAAGAACGCAATATCCAACCATTAAGCTGATTGCCCATAGCGATATTGATACAGAAAAAACAGTAAAATCTCTTTTAGAGATTGGTTTTGCAGGTTATCTGCTTATTGGCAGCGATGCAGATGATTTTAGAAAAGCCATTGAAGTAGCGACCAAGTAA
- a CDS encoding helix-turn-helix domain-containing protein — translation MNGEIYLSGEDVCKLLHISRRTLQQYRDDQILPYIQIGGKIIFKQTDLLRILEQNYVCNGQKSK, via the coding sequence ATGAACGGTGAAATATATCTTTCTGGCGAAGATGTATGCAAGCTGTTACATATCAGCAGACGGACTTTACAGCAATATCGTGATGACCAAATACTTCCATATATCCAGATAGGAGGCAAAATCATTTTTAAGCAAACTGACCTTTTACGGATACTTGAACAAAACTATGTCTGCAATGGACAAAAGAGCAAATAA
- a CDS encoding helix-turn-helix domain-containing protein — protein MEVIAIQKSALDGMKNELKALLELTEKATQKYTPIFKEEQWLDNQEVCLMMNITKRTLQTYKSKGLLPYSKLNRKNYYKLSDVRALLEAGQLDNTTEDGFIHE, from the coding sequence ATGGAAGTTATCGCAATACAAAAATCCGCATTGGATGGAATGAAAAATGAGCTAAAAGCACTTTTGGAATTGACCGAAAAAGCCACACAGAAATATACGCCCATTTTTAAAGAGGAACAATGGCTCGATAACCAGGAAGTATGTCTGATGATGAACATTACCAAGCGGACTTTACAGACCTACAAAAGCAAAGGGCTTTTACCGTATTCAAAACTGAACCGCAAAAATTATTACAAACTCTCGGATGTAAGGGCTTTGCTCGAAGCCGGACAGCTGGACAATACTACTGAAGATGGATTTATTCACGAATGA
- a CDS encoding molybdenum ABC transporter permease, producing the protein MDTVTAQLVFGIIVIVVGIGLIYFINRRKFYRRSVAGVEMFSRYSTAVFVRFLERVGKWIAYALIILGVVCIWTYSQMKKDKEKQEVKTEQSR; encoded by the coding sequence ATGGATACGGTTACGGCTCAATTAGTGTTTGGTATTATTGTTATCGTTGTTGGTATAGGGCTTATCTATTTTATCAACCGCAGGAAGTTTTACAGACGTAGCGTGGCAGGTGTAGAAATGTTTTCGAGGTATTCTACTGCTGTATTTGTGCGTTTTTTAGAACGTGTCGGGAAATGGATTGCTTACGCTTTGATTATTCTTGGTGTTGTCTGTATCTGGACTTACAGCCAAATGAAAAAGGATAAGGAAAAACAGGAAGTAAAAACGGAACAATCACGATAA
- a CDS encoding cysteine hydrolase — MTSKINAQEQGKSALILIETQNEWMHTDGKLYKALVKDKEMMQTSIENIEKALDYARKNNIEIIHVGLRFEKGYPELANGKSGLRKAIPNAGTFPINGFGSQFYETVKPIEGEFVVTGRVGASGFTGSNLDVYLRNNKIENLYLVGYATHVCVESTFRDGHEKGYNTYVISDATSAFNKVQQEYFLSEIVHHFGEHLTTSEFVNE; from the coding sequence ATGACAAGTAAAATTAATGCACAAGAGCAGGGCAAATCAGCCTTAATCCTTATTGAAACCCAAAACGAGTGGATGCACACAGACGGAAAGCTGTACAAGGCTTTGGTAAAAGATAAAGAAATGATGCAGACCTCCATTGAGAATATTGAAAAGGCATTGGACTATGCAAGAAAAAACAATATTGAGATTATTCACGTGGGTTTACGCTTTGAAAAAGGCTATCCCGAATTAGCCAATGGAAAAAGCGGTTTGCGAAAAGCCATACCAAACGCAGGAACTTTCCCGATTAACGGATTTGGTTCACAATTCTATGAAACCGTAAAACCGATTGAGGGCGAATTTGTGGTTACAGGGCGTGTTGGAGCAAGTGGTTTTACAGGCTCAAATTTGGACGTGTACTTACGAAACAACAAAATCGAAAACTTATATTTGGTCGGCTATGCAACACACGTCTGCGTGGAAAGCACTTTTAGGGACGGACACGAAAAAGGCTACAATACTTATGTGATTTCCGATGCTACTTCAGCTTTTAATAAAGTTCAGCAAGAATACTTTTTGAGTGAGATTGTTCATCATTTTGGGGAACACTTGACAACAAGTGAATTTGTAAACGAATAA
- a CDS encoding MerR family transcriptional regulator — MAKADKEIDLSFDFDFLDKLVVGIGEVSQITGIPTRQIRYWEDKGIITSLTEEEGKNRRYNYENIKKILLIKELMDEGYTLDASAEKVKKRMEMIEQTLNKLKKK, encoded by the coding sequence ATGGCAAAAGCAGATAAGGAGATAGACCTGTCATTCGACTTCGATTTTTTAGATAAATTGGTTGTTGGTATTGGAGAGGTATCACAAATTACAGGCATTCCGACAAGGCAAATCCGCTATTGGGAAGACAAAGGCATTATCACAAGCCTGACCGAAGAAGAGGGCAAGAACAGGCGTTATAATTATGAGAATATCAAAAAGATACTTCTTATAAAAGAGTTGATGGATGAGGGCTATACTTTAGATGCTTCCGCTGAAAAGGTCAAAAAGCGTATGGAAATGATTGAGCAAACGCTGAATAAGCTAAAGAAGAAATAA
- a CDS encoding DUF3872 domain-containing protein, with protein sequence MIAIFNKFRIGLLPIYVLLATLTASVTLVSCSKDDELEIQNDFPFDVNVMPVPKDVSNGQTVEIRITIQRTGNYSNTQYFLRYFQFDGQGTLQYYNEPPYQPNDLYQLPTEQFRLYYTSTSTVSQSFDVWISDGFGNEKQISFQFNSSD encoded by the coding sequence ATGATAGCAATATTCAATAAATTCAGAATAGGATTACTGCCGATATACGTATTGCTGGCAACCCTCACAGCTTCGGTTACGTTGGTATCTTGCAGTAAAGATGATGAACTCGAAATACAGAACGATTTTCCTTTTGATGTAAACGTGATGCCTGTTCCAAAAGATGTATCTAACGGGCAGACCGTAGAAATACGCATTACCATACAGCGTACAGGCAATTACAGCAATACGCAGTATTTCCTTCGCTATTTCCAGTTTGATGGGCAGGGAACGTTGCAATACTACAATGAACCGCCGTATCAGCCCAATGACCTATATCAATTGCCAACGGAGCAGTTCCGGTTGTATTACACTTCAACATCTACCGTATCACAGTCCTTTGATGTTTGGATTTCGGATGGTTTTGGAAATGAAAAACAGATAAGTTTTCAATTTAATAGTAGTGATTGA
- a CDS encoding conjugal transfer protein TraO, with protein sequence MKKCIYTVLFVLIGITAAQAQRMLPKQKGLEISAGVLSNDKIGNDYYISAAMTINGKNGNYQLWALECTHQYHDYKDLRIPQETYSTEGGYSFFLLGDARKNITLNFAVTGVVGYEAINRGEAMLYDGAKILSEDNFIYGAGGRIIFETYLSDRFVLVLQGRTKMLWGTDLQQFRPSAGVGLRFNF encoded by the coding sequence ATGAAAAAGTGTATCTATACCGTGCTGTTTGTCCTGATAGGCATCACGGCTGCACAGGCACAAAGGATGCTGCCGAAGCAGAAGGGATTGGAAATAAGTGCAGGTGTATTGTCCAATGATAAGATTGGCAATGATTACTACATCAGCGCAGCAATGACCATAAACGGTAAAAATGGTAATTACCAGCTTTGGGCGTTGGAATGTACCCACCAGTACCACGATTACAAAGACCTGCGCATACCGCAGGAAACCTATTCCACAGAGGGCGGTTACAGCTTCTTTTTGTTGGGAGATGCCCGTAAGAACATTACGCTGAATTTCGCCGTAACGGGCGTGGTCGGTTACGAAGCCATCAACCGGGGCGAAGCGATGCTGTACGACGGTGCGAAAATATTGAGCGAAGATAATTTTATCTACGGAGCAGGCGGTCGCATCATTTTTGAAACCTACCTGTCCGACCGTTTTGTATTAGTCCTACAAGGGCGTACAAAAATGCTTTGGGGTACAGATTTACAGCAGTTCCGACCGTCGGCAGGTGTGGGATTAAGGTTTAACTTTTAA
- the traN gene encoding conjugative transposon protein TraN encodes MKNHLKTFWAIALILGFAVTTYAQDSATAKTPLALGKIEPYRMEVTYDKTSHLIFPTAIRYVDLGSEYLIAGKAEDAENVLRVKASVRDFEPETNFSVITNDGRFYSFNVYYSSYPEALSYDLLTMQKAVDKANGNDVLFEELGNNSPSLAGLLLETIYKKDKRIVKHIGAKSFGIQFILKGIYIHNGKYYFHTELRNRTNVPFEIDFINFKVVDKKVAKRTVVQERPLTPLRTYKPLDGIAGKSTEQNVFLLDQFTIADDKVLLIEIFEKNGGRHQTLQVENSDLIKARLIDDMHLKF; translated from the coding sequence ATGAAAAATCATTTAAAAACCTTTTGGGCTATTGCTCTGATACTCGGCTTTGCCGTAACAACTTATGCACAGGATAGTGCAACTGCAAAAACACCGCTTGCATTGGGCAAGATAGAACCGTACCGTATGGAAGTTACCTACGATAAAACGTCGCACCTAATTTTCCCGACCGCCATTCGTTACGTGGATTTGGGCAGCGAATACCTGATTGCGGGGAAAGCCGAAGATGCCGAAAACGTTTTGCGTGTAAAAGCATCAGTAAGGGACTTTGAGCCTGAAACGAATTTCTCCGTTATCACGAATGACGGGCGTTTTTACAGCTTCAACGTGTATTACAGCTCCTACCCGGAGGCATTGAGCTACGACCTGCTCACAATGCAAAAAGCGGTGGATAAAGCCAACGGTAACGACGTGCTTTTCGAGGAACTGGGCAACAATTCGCCCTCACTGGCAGGCTTGTTACTGGAAACCATTTACAAGAAAGACAAGCGCATTGTAAAGCATATCGGGGCTAAAAGTTTCGGCATTCAGTTTATCCTGAAAGGGATTTACATACACAACGGCAAATACTATTTCCATACGGAATTGAGAAACCGTACCAATGTGCCTTTCGAGATTGATTTTATCAATTTCAAAGTCGTGGATAAAAAGGTAGCCAAACGCACCGTAGTCCAGGAACGCCCTTTAACTCCGTTGAGAACTTACAAGCCATTGGACGGTATTGCCGGAAAATCGACCGAACAAAATGTTTTCCTGTTAGACCAGTTTACCATTGCCGATGATAAGGTGTTGCTGATTGAGATTTTCGAGAAAAACGGCGGCAGGCATCAAACATTGCAGGTCGAAAATTCCGACCTAATCAAAGCCCGTTTGATTGACGATATGCACCTAAAATTTTAA
- the traM gene encoding conjugative transposon protein TraM: MKENEKRVSFLVEGEDQNGASNLPDNKKSNKDKLKKPIIFLLMGVVFLGCMYLIFKPSKDKKAVENIGLNDAVPQATGAGMPDDKSKAYEQEMLERKEQEKRNALTTLSDYWNTEDTASADNEESLPEEDEESNGFGGGGRKSGRNGNSVLNSYRNAQSTLGSFYQDNNSETMELRKQVDELKAKLSEKDVPPVATVDDQLKLMEKSYEMAAKYLPQNANTGNAAPANGATTGAAGANQKEQFVSFTPTRKNIVSALYREPSDSAFAADWSQTKNRGFYTAGSIEQAVQPKNSIKACVHEAQTVVGETGVRLRLLEPAKTPQRTIPKGTIVTANAKFQNGRLQLKVTSVELEGNIIPVDITIYDLDGQQGLYVPYSPEMNALTEMAGNMSQTGGTSVMLTQNAGQQVAADLSRGVVQGISGYFAKKVRTPKVTLKAGYQVFLVSKK; encoded by the coding sequence ATGAAAGAAAATGAAAAAAGGGTCAGCTTTCTCGTTGAGGGAGAAGACCAAAACGGAGCATCAAATCTGCCGGATAATAAAAAGAGCAATAAGGATAAGCTCAAAAAGCCAATCATTTTCCTTTTGATGGGCGTGGTATTTCTCGGCTGTATGTACCTCATATTTAAACCGTCTAAAGATAAAAAGGCAGTTGAAAATATCGGGCTGAATGATGCTGTACCGCAGGCTACCGGAGCAGGGATGCCCGATGATAAAAGCAAGGCGTATGAGCAGGAAATGCTCGAACGCAAAGAGCAGGAAAAGCGCAATGCACTGACCACGCTTTCTGATTATTGGAATACTGAAGATACTGCATCTGCTGACAATGAAGAAAGTTTACCTGAAGAAGATGAAGAAAGCAACGGCTTTGGGGGTGGTGGCAGAAAATCGGGACGAAACGGAAATTCTGTATTGAACAGTTACCGTAATGCACAAAGCACGTTGGGTTCATTTTATCAGGACAACAATTCGGAAACAATGGAATTGCGTAAGCAAGTGGACGAACTAAAAGCAAAGTTGTCGGAAAAAGATGTGCCACCTGTGGCCACCGTTGACGACCAACTCAAATTAATGGAGAAATCCTATGAAATGGCAGCAAAGTATCTTCCGCAAAATGCCAATACCGGAAATGCTGCTCCTGCCAATGGTGCAACTACTGGGGCTGCGGGTGCTAACCAAAAAGAGCAATTTGTATCGTTCACACCAACAAGAAAGAACATTGTATCAGCCTTGTACCGTGAACCGTCGGACAGTGCCTTTGCAGCCGATTGGAGCCAAACAAAAAACCGTGGGTTTTATACCGCAGGTTCAATTGAACAGGCGGTACAGCCTAAAAACAGCATCAAAGCCTGTGTACACGAAGCCCAAACGGTAGTTGGCGAAACAGGTGTGCGTTTACGCCTGTTAGAGCCTGCTAAAACTCCGCAGCGTACCATCCCCAAAGGAACGATTGTAACGGCTAATGCAAAATTTCAGAATGGCAGGTTGCAATTAAAAGTTACCTCCGTAGAACTGGAGGGCAACATCATCCCGGTAGATATTACCATTTACGATTTGGACGGGCAACAAGGTTTGTACGTTCCGTATTCGCCGGAAATGAATGCCCTTACTGAAATGGCGGGCAATATGAGCCAGACCGGAGGAACAAGCGTAATGCTCACGCAGAATGCCGGACAGCAGGTGGCGGCTGACCTTAGCCGTGGCGTGGTACAGGGTATTTCGGGCTATTTCGCCAAGAAAGTAAGAACGCCAAAGGTTACGCTGAAAGCAGGCTATCAGGTCTTCCTTGTATCTAAAAAATAA
- the traK gene encoding conjugative transposon protein TraK, with protein MEFKTLRNIENSFRQIRLYAIVFAVLCISVVGYAVWRSYRFAEEQRQKIYVLDNGKSLMLALSQDASINRPVEAREHVRRFHELFFTLAPDKNAIESNMKRAFNLADKSAFDYYKDLSEKGYYSRIISGNVQQRIEVDSVVCNFDNYPYAVRTYAKQFIIRSSNVTRRNLITSCYLVNSVRSDNNPQGFNIEKFAVVENKDIEVIER; from the coding sequence ATGGAATTTAAAACGCTAAGAAATATCGAAAACAGCTTTAGGCAGATAAGATTATATGCCATTGTGTTTGCGGTTCTCTGCATTAGCGTGGTAGGTTACGCCGTATGGCGTTCCTACCGCTTTGCAGAAGAACAACGCCAAAAAATCTATGTACTGGATAACGGCAAATCCCTGATGCTTGCCTTGTCGCAGGATGCGAGCATCAACCGCCCGGTTGAAGCAAGGGAACACGTCAGGAGATTTCACGAACTGTTCTTTACGCTTGCACCCGACAAGAACGCTATTGAAAGCAATATGAAACGTGCGTTCAACCTTGCCGATAAAAGTGCTTTTGATTACTACAAAGACTTGTCGGAAAAGGGTTATTACAGCCGTATCATTTCGGGGAACGTACAGCAACGCATAGAGGTGGATAGTGTCGTGTGCAACTTCGACAACTACCCGTATGCAGTGCGTACCTATGCCAAACAGTTCATTATCCGGTCAAGCAACGTAACCAGGCGCAACTTGATTACTTCCTGCTATCTCGTCAACTCCGTTCGTTCCGACAACAATCCGCAGGGCTTCAATATTGAAAAATTTGCAGTCGTGGAAAATAAGGATATAGAGGTTATCGAACGCTAA
- the traJ gene encoding conjugative transposon protein TraJ, translating to MEWDNLHELLRSLYDDMMPLAGDMAAVAKGLAGLGALFYVALKVWQALSRAEPIDMFPLLRPFALGLCIMFFPTIVLGTINAVLSPVVIGTHQILEDQVLDLNKLQQQKDQLEYEAMVRNPETAYMASDEEFDKKLDELGWSPSDVGTMAGMYMDRQAYKIEKAIKDWFRNLLEILFQAAALVIDTIRTFFLIVLSILGPIAFAISVWDGFQSTLTQWLTRYVSVYLWLPVSDLFSSMLARIQSLILERDIAMLADPTYIPDTSNTVYIIFMIIGIIGYFTIPTVTGWVIQAGGAGNFTRNVNSTAMKAGNIAGAGAGSTVGNIGGKLMNK from the coding sequence ATGGAATGGGATAATCTTCACGAACTCCTGCGGTCGCTTTATGATGATATGATGCCGCTTGCAGGCGATATGGCGGCAGTAGCTAAGGGTTTGGCGGGATTGGGAGCATTGTTCTATGTGGCATTAAAGGTTTGGCAGGCTTTAAGCCGTGCCGAACCTATTGATATGTTCCCTTTGCTGCGCCCGTTCGCTTTGGGGCTTTGTATTATGTTCTTCCCGACCATCGTATTGGGAACCATCAATGCGGTACTAAGCCCGGTGGTGATAGGAACCCACCAAATACTCGAAGACCAGGTGCTTGACCTGAACAAGCTGCAACAGCAGAAAGACCAATTAGAATACGAAGCAATGGTCAGAAATCCCGAAACCGCCTATATGGCATCAGACGAAGAGTTTGATAAAAAGCTGGATGAATTGGGCTGGTCGCCATCGGACGTTGGTACAATGGCAGGAATGTATATGGACAGGCAAGCCTACAAGATAGAGAAAGCAATAAAGGATTGGTTTCGCAATTTATTGGAAATACTCTTTCAGGCGGCGGCTTTAGTTATTGATACCATACGAACGTTTTTCTTGATAGTCCTCTCTATACTCGGACCAATAGCCTTTGCTATTTCCGTATGGGATGGCTTTCAGTCCACGCTCACGCAATGGCTCACGAGGTACGTCAGCGTTTACCTGTGGCTTCCCGTTTCGGACTTGTTCAGCTCAATGTTGGCAAGAATACAATCCCTCATTTTAGAAAGGGATATAGCAATGCTTGCCGACCCCACCTATATACCTGATACGAGCAATACCGTGTACATCATTTTTATGATTATCGGCATCATCGGGTACTTTACTATCCCGACAGTAACAGGTTGGGTAATCCAAGCCGGAGGCGCAGGAAACTTTACCCGCAATGTAAACTCCACAGCAATGAAAGCCGGAAACATCGCCGGAGCAGGCGCAGGCTCAACAGTTGGAAACATCGGCGGTAAACTGATGAATAAATAA
- a CDS encoding DUF4141 domain-containing protein — protein sequence MKKVLYLVCTALMLAVAPSAKAQWVVTDPANLASGIINSANEIIQTSSTVSNVIKNFNEVKKVYDQGKEYYDKLKAINNLVKDARKVQQTVLLVGDVSEMYVQNFGKMMNDPNFTPQELVAIGNGYSALLNESTELLKELKQIITATDLSLNDKERMDIIDRVYKEVKDYHSLVRYYTNKNISVSYLRAKKKNDAQRVLELYGTANQKYW from the coding sequence ATGAAAAAAGTATTGTATCTGGTGTGTACGGCACTGATGCTCGCCGTAGCACCGTCAGCAAAAGCCCAGTGGGTGGTAACCGACCCCGCAAATTTGGCTTCAGGGATTATCAACTCTGCGAACGAAATCATACAGACTTCTTCGACCGTGAGCAATGTGATAAAGAACTTCAACGAAGTGAAGAAAGTGTACGACCAGGGCAAGGAATATTATGACAAGCTGAAGGCTATCAACAACCTTGTGAAAGATGCCCGTAAGGTGCAACAAACTGTATTGTTGGTAGGCGATGTGTCCGAAATGTACGTGCAGAATTTTGGTAAGATGATGAACGACCCAAATTTTACCCCACAGGAATTGGTCGCTATCGGTAACGGTTATTCGGCACTGCTCAATGAAAGTACCGAACTGCTGAAAGAATTGAAGCAGATTATAACCGCCACAGACCTTTCGCTGAATGACAAAGAGCGTATGGATATTATCGACCGTGTGTACAAAGAAGTTAAGGATTACCACAGCCTTGTACGCTACTATACCAATAAGAACATTTCTGTAAGCTACCTAAGAGCGAAAAAGAAAAACGATGCCCAAAGAGTGCTTGAACTCTACGGAACTGCTAACCAAAAATACTGGTAA